One part of the Clostridiales bacterium genome encodes these proteins:
- the nuoE gene encoding NADH-quinone oxidoreductase subunit NuoE, with product MEFKEIDEIIARHSREKGALIEVLRDVQGHFGYLPHEALEEISSRLGNTLAEIYSVATFYSFFTLKPKGRHTVNICKGTACYVKGSDSTIERLCKELKVKPGDTTDDGQFTLKVVRCLGGCGLGPVMMVDDDTYTRVKPDRVTEILGKYRNQ from the coding sequence GTGGAATTTAAAGAGATTGATGAGATTATAGCAAGACATTCCAGAGAGAAGGGGGCGCTTATCGAGGTATTGAGGGATGTACAGGGCCACTTCGGCTATCTGCCCCATGAGGCATTAGAAGAGATAAGTTCAAGGCTGGGTAATACATTGGCTGAAATATACAGTGTGGCTACATTCTATTCATTCTTTACCTTAAAGCCCAAAGGCAGGCACACCGTTAATATCTGCAAAGGGACGGCATGCTATGTGAAGGGCTCTGATTCGACCATAGAGAGGCTGTGTAAAGAGCTGAAGGTAAAGCCTGGGGATACGACCGATGACGGGCAGTTTACCCTTAAGGTGGTAAGATGCCTTGGGGGATGTGGTCTGGGTCCCGTAATGATGGTAGATGATGATACCTATACAAGGGTAAAACCAGACAGGGTGACAGAAATCCTTGGTAAGTACAGAAATCAGTAA
- a CDS encoding sigma 54-interacting transcriptional regulator translates to MQVVSTIRERCRACYACIRNCPVKAIKVYDGKAEIIAERCISCGNCVKVCSQDAKEILDGTKNALKLIKRGNAYAILAPSFPAAFDDPCKLPGIMRKLGFKGVYEVSMGADIMTEEYLKYMSKNKPVISSACPAVVNLIEVHFPHLLSYLAPIKSPMECTAEYIKSKNPDALVIFIGPCVAKKDERLRSDLVDEVLTFSELKAILKRNKSLLEVNGDFDEGFSVTGVSREMPLSGGLATLINEKFPVDYMIVEGKEDCIEFLESFHEMKNPPALIDILFCKGCISGPDLKGKNRFLSRQKVLSYMEKTRDKTYEDIEAFNLDLTKRFQKRYKKLAQPSEDDLSRILSYTGKNRREDELNCGACGYPSCRDKAIAVYQGIAEIGMCLPYLLSKEIKSSEAIMAYNTELKAIIENCTDGLLICDTDGKIFHINRAFMEMLGIEVKEGDNIRDIVNKCQLNPPVSSLVIREKRSITVLQECSNSKRFLTTGSPIFDDKGDLIMVLINARDLDRLNRAAEEVEIEKIKDYLYTRATYPDIESGEIVAVSNSMRNVIDVAKRMAKVDSTVLILGESGVGKDLMAEFIHKNSARHKGPFIKVNCGAIPENLLESELFGYETGAFTGASSKGKPGLIEMADNGTLLLDEIGELPLNLQVKLLEVIQEKKIIRLGGVNKKDVNIRLITATNKDLQKMVSEGSFREDLYYRINVVPIIIPPLRERIEDIPPLVELFLDRFNRKYKMGKVITHEAIEVMMGYSWPGNIRELENLIERLIVTTEEKYVSAMGVLKLIKPQETSGIMLNGIMPLKDATEQLEKELFIKCVEKYSSTYEIAEILGVNQSTVVRKLHRYGINVTKH, encoded by the coding sequence ATGCAGGTTGTCTCCACTATCAGGGAGAGGTGCAGGGCCTGTTATGCTTGTATAAGAAACTGCCCTGTTAAGGCCATCAAGGTGTATGATGGGAAGGCAGAGATCATAGCTGAGAGGTGCATAAGCTGCGGCAACTGCGTAAAGGTGTGCAGCCAGGATGCCAAGGAGATACTGGACGGGACGAAGAATGCCTTAAAATTGATTAAAAGGGGCAATGCCTATGCTATTCTGGCCCCCAGTTTTCCTGCAGCCTTTGATGACCCATGTAAACTACCTGGCATTATGAGGAAATTGGGTTTTAAAGGAGTTTATGAAGTCAGCATGGGTGCAGATATTATGACTGAAGAATATTTAAAATATATGTCAAAAAATAAGCCGGTAATCAGTTCTGCATGTCCTGCAGTGGTAAATCTCATTGAGGTTCATTTTCCACATCTTTTGTCATATCTTGCTCCGATAAAGTCACCCATGGAGTGTACTGCCGAATATATAAAGAGCAAAAATCCTGATGCCTTGGTTATATTTATAGGGCCTTGCGTTGCTAAAAAAGACGAGAGGTTGAGGTCGGATTTAGTTGATGAGGTCCTTACCTTCAGTGAGCTCAAGGCTATTTTAAAAAGAAATAAATCATTATTAGAAGTCAATGGAGATTTTGATGAGGGATTTTCAGTAACAGGGGTATCTAGAGAGATGCCTTTATCAGGAGGCCTGGCCACCCTGATAAATGAAAAATTTCCTGTAGATTACATGATAGTGGAGGGCAAGGAGGACTGCATAGAGTTCTTAGAATCTTTCCATGAGATGAAAAACCCACCAGCGCTCATAGATATACTCTTCTGCAAGGGCTGCATATCAGGCCCGGACTTAAAGGGTAAAAATCGTTTTCTATCGAGGCAAAAGGTACTTTCATATATGGAGAAAACAAGAGACAAGACCTACGAAGATATAGAAGCATTTAACTTAGACCTTACAAAAAGATTTCAGAAAAGGTATAAAAAACTGGCTCAGCCATCAGAGGATGATCTCAGCCGAATTCTATCATATACAGGTAAAAATAGAAGAGAAGATGAATTAAACTGCGGTGCCTGCGGATATCCGTCATGCAGGGATAAGGCAATAGCAGTATACCAGGGTATAGCGGAGATAGGTATGTGCCTTCCATATCTGCTTAGTAAAGAAATAAAGAGCAGTGAGGCTATTATGGCTTACAATACAGAGCTAAAAGCCATCATAGAAAATTGCACAGACGGACTTTTGATATGCGATACGGATGGTAAGATATTTCATATAAACAGGGCTTTTATGGAGATGCTTGGGATAGAAGTAAAAGAAGGGGATAACATAAGGGATATTGTAAACAAATGTCAGCTAAATCCACCGGTTAGCAGCCTGGTTATAAGGGAGAAAAGGAGCATTACAGTACTTCAGGAATGCAGTAACAGCAAAAGGTTTTTAACCACAGGGAGTCCCATCTTTGACGATAAAGGAGATTTGATAATGGTCCTGATTAATGCCCGGGACCTTGACCGTCTGAACAGGGCTGCAGAAGAGGTGGAGATAGAAAAAATAAAAGACTATCTATACACAAGGGCTACATATCCCGACATAGAGAGCGGAGAGATAGTAGCAGTAAGCAATTCAATGAGGAATGTCATAGACGTAGCCAAAAGAATGGCTAAGGTAGACTCTACCGTACTCATACTGGGTGAATCCGGCGTTGGGAAGGACCTTATGGCAGAGTTTATACACAAAAACAGCGCCAGGCATAAAGGCCCCTTTATCAAGGTGAACTGCGGAGCTATTCCAGAGAACCTATTGGAGTCAGAACTTTTTGGCTATGAGACTGGGGCATTTACCGGAGCGAGTTCTAAAGGCAAGCCCGGCCTTATTGAGATGGCCGATAATGGCACCCTCTTATTAGATGAGATAGGAGAATTACCATTAAACCTTCAGGTAAAACTGCTGGAGGTCATACAGGAGAAAAAAATCATAAGGCTTGGTGGGGTAAATAAAAAGGATGTCAATATACGGCTTATTACTGCCACCAATAAAGACCTGCAGAAGATGGTTTCCGAGGGCAGTTTCCGTGAAGACCTCTACTACAGGATTAATGTTGTGCCCATAATTATACCTCCCCTAAGGGAAAGAATAGAGGATATACCACCTTTGGTTGAGCTCTTCTTAGACAGGTTTAATCGAAAGTATAAGATGGGGAAGGTAATAACCCATGAGGCCATAGAAGTGATGATGGGATACAGTTGGCCGGGTAATATAAGGGAACTAGAGAACCTCATAGAAAGGCTTATTGTCACCACAGAAGAAAAGTATGTATCAGCTATGGGGGTATTGAAGCTGATTAAACCTCAGGAGACATCAGGAATAATGTTAAATGGGATAATGCCTTTAAAGGACGCTACAGAGCAGCTAGAAAAAGAGCTCTTTATAAAATGCGTTGAAAAGTACAGCTCCACATATGAGATTGCTGAAATTCTTGGTGTAAATCAATCCACGGTGGTAAGAAAGCTTCACAGGTACGGTATTAATGTAACAAAGCATTGA